A window from Neorhizobium sp. NCHU2750 encodes these proteins:
- a CDS encoding amidohydrolase family protein, translating into MIIDAHQHFWLMKDRQGGWPPPELAAIHRDFLPHDLAPETAAAGVAGTVLVQSLPSVEDTRFMLGLAEASETILGVVGWVEMKADDAPRVIADLAKSPKLKGLRPMLQDIADPDWIDDPALEPAVEAMMAHRLVFDALVLEPHLSALHAFARRHPGLSIVIDHGAKPRIAGGHYRDWRHEMLRLAELPNVCCKLSGMLTEAGEQRAEAVRPYAETLLELFGRERLIWGSDWPVVNLAGSYAGWIAQCRQIVPEADHDFVFGGNALRVYRLKEG; encoded by the coding sequence ATGATCATCGACGCCCACCAGCATTTCTGGCTGATGAAGGACCGGCAGGGTGGTTGGCCCCCGCCGGAACTTGCTGCCATTCACCGCGATTTCCTTCCGCACGATCTGGCACCGGAAACTGCTGCGGCGGGAGTGGCCGGCACCGTTCTCGTGCAATCGTTGCCGAGCGTCGAGGACACCCGTTTCATGCTCGGTCTCGCCGAAGCGAGCGAAACCATTCTGGGTGTCGTCGGCTGGGTCGAGATGAAGGCGGATGATGCGCCGAGGGTGATTGCAGATCTTGCGAAGTCGCCGAAGCTGAAGGGGCTGAGGCCGATGTTGCAGGATATTGCCGATCCAGACTGGATCGACGATCCGGCTCTGGAACCGGCGGTGGAAGCAATGATGGCGCATCGCCTTGTTTTCGATGCGCTCGTGCTGGAACCCCATCTTTCAGCACTTCACGCCTTTGCGCGCCGCCATCCGGGCCTTTCTATCGTCATCGACCACGGCGCGAAACCGCGGATCGCGGGTGGCCACTATCGTGATTGGCGACACGAGATGCTGCGGCTCGCTGAACTTCCGAATGTATGCTGCAAACTGTCCGGCATGCTGACCGAGGCCGGTGAGCAGCGCGCGGAAGCGGTTCGCCCCTATGCCGAAACCCTGCTGGAATTATTCGGGCGCGAGCGCCTCATCTGGGGGAGCGACTGGCCGGTTGTCAATCTCGCTGGCAGTTACGCAGGCTGGATCGCGCAATGCCGGCAGATCGTGCCCGAGGCTGATCACGATTTCGTGTTTGGTGGCAACGCGTTGCGCGTCTATCGCCTCAAGGAAGGGTAG
- a CDS encoding L-rhamnose mutarotase, with product MQRMGMVIGVEPGQVEAYKRLHSAVWPEILDLISRCNIRNYSIYLREPENLLFGYWEYHGTDFAADMAKMAASEKNQEWWSYCIPCQRPFATRKDGEWWASMDEVFHLD from the coding sequence ATGCAAAGAATGGGAATGGTGATCGGTGTCGAGCCCGGTCAGGTGGAAGCCTACAAACGGTTGCATTCGGCTGTCTGGCCGGAAATTCTCGACCTTATATCGCGCTGCAATATCCGCAACTACTCGATCTATCTCCGCGAACCCGAAAACCTTCTATTCGGTTATTGGGAATATCACGGCACTGATTTTGCTGCCGATATGGCGAAAATGGCGGCGAGCGAAAAGAACCAGGAATGGTGGTCGTACTGTATTCCTTGCCAAAGGCCTTTCGCAACGCGAAAGGATGGGGAATGGTGGGCATCGATGGATGAGGTGTTCCATCTCGACTGA
- a CDS encoding SDR family oxidoreductase — protein sequence MTGKLGGKVVVVTAAGQGIGRASALAYAAAGAKVWATDINEEALATLNGTVNIETAKLDVLDSSSVTAFFERIGAVDVLFNCAGVVHSGSVLEMADKDLDFAFDLNVRAMVRTIKAVLPGMLERGDGTIINMASIASSSKGVPNRCAYGTSKAAVIGLTKSIAADYVTRGIRCNAICPGTVESPSLEGRMRAQGNYDEARAAFIARQPMGRLGAPEEIAELAVYLAGATYTTGQAVGIDGGWSI from the coding sequence ATGACAGGTAAGCTAGGAGGCAAGGTGGTCGTGGTGACCGCTGCCGGTCAGGGAATTGGGCGAGCCAGCGCCTTGGCCTATGCCGCCGCCGGTGCCAAGGTCTGGGCAACCGATATCAACGAAGAAGCGCTCGCAACCTTGAACGGGACCGTGAATATCGAGACCGCCAAGCTTGACGTGCTCGACAGCTCGTCGGTGACAGCATTTTTCGAGAGGATCGGCGCCGTCGACGTACTGTTCAATTGCGCCGGTGTCGTCCATTCGGGCTCTGTGCTTGAAATGGCGGACAAGGACCTGGACTTCGCCTTCGATCTCAATGTGCGTGCCATGGTGCGCACCATCAAGGCGGTCCTGCCGGGTATGCTGGAGCGCGGTGACGGTACGATCATCAACATGGCGTCGATTGCCTCGAGTTCCAAGGGCGTGCCGAACCGCTGCGCCTACGGCACGAGCAAGGCTGCAGTGATCGGGCTGACCAAATCGATCGCGGCGGATTATGTGACGCGCGGCATTCGTTGCAACGCGATTTGCCCGGGCACGGTCGAAAGCCCGTCGCTCGAAGGCCGCATGCGTGCCCAGGGCAATTATGACGAAGCCCGCGCCGCCTTTATCGCACGTCAGCCGATGGGGCGCCTCGGTGCCCCGGAGGAAATCGCGGAACTCGCCGTCTATCTCGCAGGCGCTACCTATACGACGGGTCAGGCAGTCGGCATTGACGGCGGCTGGTCGATCTGA